A stretch of DNA from Theropithecus gelada isolate Dixy unplaced genomic scaffold, Tgel_1.0 HiC_scaffold_2394, whole genome shotgun sequence:
ATGCCCTTCTTGGGTACCTGGAAAACTTTTGGATGTGACATCAGATCCTTGACCATACTGATAGCCAACAGGAGGAGAGTCCATTTCAGCATCAATTTGTGCTTGTTCTTCAGACTGGGAAACATGGCTGGAAGAATCAGATGTTCGTGCTTCTCGTTTGCTTGACTTATAATGAGTAACTTCAGAAGGCTGTGACAATCTCAAATGTTTGGTCTTTTTAATGGACTCTTTCCTTGGTTCATGCTTGGCCAAGGGTTGTTGAGTATTCTTCTGGGAGGCTGGATGATAATTATACTTATTCCAAGATTTTCCACTTATTATACCTGCTCCTTGCTCTGGGCTTAGGTGAGAACGTGGAGAACTGCTTCCTTCTTGCCAGCCACCACTATAAAAAGAGGAACGTTCTACACCATTAGAATTGGCATCTTTATCTGAGAGACTGAAATAGcgatctttttctttctcactaaTGTCTAAGGAAGATTTAATAAAAGTCTTACATACACTTATGACATCAGTCATCTGAAGGAAGCTAGCAGCCGACATCACTTCTATGACATTCTGACCAGTAAGAGACAGTTTGCCAGAATATACGAAGTCCAAGATAACTGTAAAAGTGTCAGGGGAGAAAGCCTGAAATGTAGCTGTGGTTGGCTGACTTGTCTCTTTTGAATTCTGAGAAAGAAGCATTTTAAAGTAGCCGCTACTAGCAAATAATACATTTCGATGTGCTTTGAAGACCTTCCCTTCAACTAGAATACTGCAGTCACAAAATACATCTTGCCTGCGCTGCTCGTTCAGTTGCTGCAGGAGGTGAGACTGATGAGAGGAGATCTCCATTCTGAAGAGGAAAAGACACGTGTGGTTACCAAAACCTacattacaattattttattttgttttgagacaggatcttgctctgttgcccaggctgcagtgcagtggtgtgatcaaagctcactgcggctgggcacagtggctcactcctgtaagcccagcactttgggaggctgaggggggggatcacctgaggtcaggagttcgaggccagcctggacaacatggtaaaaccctgtctctaccaaaaatacaaaaattagctgggtgtggtggattacacacctgtaatcccagctacttgggaggctgaggcagacgaattgcttgaacctgggaggcagaggttgcagtgagccaagattgcaccactgcactcgagcctgggccacagagcaagactccatctcaaaaaacaaacacccaaaaaacaaacaaataaaaaatgctcactgcaaccttcaactcctggtttcagtgattctcctacctcagcctctaagtagctgggactacaggtgtgcaccaccatgcctggctattttttttttttttaatagagataaggtctcactatgttaccccagctggtctctaactcctggactcaagcaatcctcctgcctcagcctcccaaagtgaacaATCCTTTTCTAAGGTGAGTCAACTAAAATAATAATCAGAAGCCTCTTTTATTCCATTAAGAACTCTTTCTTGTTGGAGAATATAATTGCCAAGACACAGAAGATAATAGGTTTCAACACATCACTTAATACTAGACTGTTatcacctgggcatggtggcttatgcctgtaatcccagcattctgggaggccgaggcgggcagatcacaaggtcaagagccaaagatcatcctggccaacatgatgaaaccccgtctctactaaaaatatgaaaattagctgggcgtggtggtgcacgcctgtagtcccagctgttcaggaggctgaggcaggagaatcgcttgaacctaggaggtggaggttgcagtgagctgaggtcacagcactgcactccagcctggcaatagagcaaggctctgtctcaaacaaaaacaaaaacaaaaaaccaaaaaaaaaaaaaaaaaaccaacctgagactaattttttagaaaattacttgttttattagcaaaatttattgaacatcttcttcttctttatttatttattttttttgagacagagtcttgctctgtaacccaggctagagtgcagtggcgcgatctcagcttactgcaacctccacctcccaggttcaagtgattatcctgcctcagcctcccgagtagctgggattacaggcacccgccattgcGCCCGcgatcatgcctggctaatttttgtatttttagtagagatggggtttcaccatctggccaggctggtcttgaactcctgacctcgtgatccacccgccttggactcccaaagtgctgggattacaggcgtgaggcaccgtgcccagccttctttcattttttaaatgtagagatgaggtctcactatgttgcccaagctggtcttgaactcctaggctcaagagatcctctggcctcagcctcccaaaatactaggattacaggcatgagcatgTTCAATAAATCAGGCCTTTTGCTATATGTTGAGCCAACACATTTGATTTTTGCCTTCATGTTGTTTTCAATCTAAAACGGTTATCAGACATTAAACAAAGACTCCAGCCCAgggtggtagctcatgcctgtaatcccagcactttgggagacagaggcaggaggatagcttgagcccaggagtgagagAATAGGCTattcaacatagcaagaccctatctctaccaaaaaaatatatatatatatattaataaatatataaatatatatattaataaatatataaatatatttttttaaaattagccaggtgtgatggagggcacctgtagtcctagctatttaggaggctgaggcaggaggatcacttgaatccagggggtggaggctgcagtgagccatgatcacaacactcactgcacaccagcctgggccacagagactctgtctctgaaaaagttaaattacaggtggctcacacctgtaataccagcactttggaaggctgaggcaggtggatcacttgaggtcaggagttcaagaccagcctggccaacatggcgaaaccccatttctactaaaaaaaaaaaaaaaaatcgggcatcgtggcgcacacctgtaatcccagttacttgggaggctgaggcaggagaattgcttgaacccaggaagtggaggttgcagtgagccgagattgcaccattgcactccagcctgggcgacagagtgagattccat
This window harbors:
- the LOC112617546 gene encoding zinc finger and BTB domain-containing protein 8A: MEISSHQSHLLQQLNEQRRQDVFCDCSILVEGKVFKAHRNVLFASSGYFKMLLSQNSKETSQPTTATFQAFSPDTFTVILDFVYSGKLSLTGQNVIEVMSAASFLQMTDVISVCKTFIKSSLDISEKEKDRYFSLSDKDANSNGVERSSFYSGGWQEGSSSPRSHLSPEQGAGIISGKSWNKYNYHPASQKNTQQPLAKHEPRKESIKKTKHLRLSQPSEVTHYKSSKREARTSDSSSHVSQSEEQAQIDAEMDSPPVGYQYGQGSDVTSKSFP